In a single window of the Pirellulales bacterium genome:
- a CDS encoding chemotaxis protein CheD — protein MSLTASTKEQLEVPVGMGQIVVVGAGQLASTVLGSCIGLSLYHPARRMTAVAHIVLPCSQNRTGLPGKFADTAVPHMLDLLAAKGAQRSGLNAKLSGGASMLGGTGMMEIGAANRAALIKILEDLRIPIVGEHLGGKKGRRITVNGRTGDIKIEIQGEPVVTL, from the coding sequence ATGAGTCTTACGGCTTCCACGAAAGAGCAACTAGAAGTGCCCGTCGGCATGGGGCAAATCGTAGTGGTGGGCGCGGGACAACTGGCCAGTACGGTACTCGGTTCGTGTATTGGACTAAGTTTGTACCACCCGGCCCGGAGAATGACGGCGGTGGCGCATATCGTGCTGCCTTGCAGTCAAAATCGGACCGGTTTGCCGGGTAAATTTGCCGATACGGCGGTGCCGCATATGTTGGATTTGCTCGCCGCGAAAGGAGCGCAGCGCTCCGGATTAAACGCCAAACTTTCGGGAGGAGCAAGCATGCTGGGGGGAACGGGCATGATGGAGATCGGAGCGGCCAATCGGGCGGCCCTTATTAAAATCCTCGAGGATCTGCGGATTCCCATCGTGGGTGAACATCTGGGCGGAAAAAAAGGCAGACGTATCACCGTTAATGGGAGAACGGGTGATATAAAAATTGAGATTCAGGGAGAACCGGTCGTAACGTTGTAA
- a CDS encoding response regulator, whose amino-acid sequence MSKRLLVTDDALIIREKIKDAARGDGWEIAGEAGDGGEAIKRYQELRPDAVTLDLVMPDYDGLHALRGIMEFDADARVLVVSALDQIDVLKEALQIGAADFIVKPFDDGRLCSALNKLLLRRGIKTAASIPGECAI is encoded by the coding sequence ATGTCCAAGCGGCTTTTAGTCACCGACGACGCATTGATTATACGAGAAAAAATTAAGGACGCGGCCCGTGGGGATGGCTGGGAAATTGCTGGCGAAGCGGGCGACGGCGGCGAGGCGATCAAACGCTATCAAGAGCTGCGCCCCGATGCCGTCACCCTCGATTTGGTAATGCCCGACTATGACGGACTGCACGCCTTGCGGGGAATCATGGAATTTGACGCGGACGCGCGGGTGCTGGTGGTCAGCGCCTTGGATCAGATCGATGTGCTCAAGGAAGCGCTGCAAATTGGGGCCGCGGACTTTATTGTTAAACCATTTGACGATGGCCGGCTTTGTTCCGCGCTAAACAAACTCCTGCTGCGGCGCGGGATAAAAACAGCGGCCTCCATCCCCGGGGAGTGTGCGATATGA
- a CDS encoding chemotaxis protein, translating to MNSGIGSILLEKEILLESGTNEVEVLVFRVGAYRLGINVAKVREVLAAQTITELPRAHPSVVGCFRLRDIVVPCVSLRRHLDPELRDQPESNFILTEFNHSQTAFAVDAVERIHRINWEHIQPAPAIVTDAASPVTAVTILEGQLVIMLDFEAITAKISNVSQNAQVVENRLGVPRESLRVLVADDSHTVRSALAATLRNSGYRDIICFEHGRLAWEWIQKTFQEKGDVRQVADILVSDVEMPAMDGLHLTRNIKEHPQLRELPVVLYSSILTPDNHKKGKSVGADAQITKPELARVVELADEFAMKRRANSTAQVTATNPPTVIPRAETRTPALPATITA from the coding sequence ATGAACAGCGGCATCGGCAGTATTTTGCTGGAAAAAGAAATTTTGCTGGAAAGCGGCACCAATGAGGTGGAGGTGCTGGTCTTTCGTGTGGGTGCTTACCGGCTGGGCATCAACGTGGCCAAGGTGCGCGAGGTGCTGGCCGCGCAAACAATTACCGAACTACCCCGGGCCCATCCCTCCGTGGTTGGCTGTTTTCGCCTGCGGGACATCGTGGTCCCGTGCGTGTCGTTGCGCCGGCATTTAGATCCCGAGCTGCGCGATCAGCCTGAGAGCAATTTTATCCTTACCGAATTCAATCATTCGCAAACCGCCTTTGCGGTTGACGCCGTCGAACGCATTCATCGGATTAATTGGGAGCATATCCAGCCCGCCCCCGCGATCGTAACGGACGCCGCCTCTCCCGTCACGGCGGTAACAATTCTCGAAGGGCAACTGGTGATCATGCTCGATTTCGAGGCCATCACGGCAAAAATCTCCAATGTCTCCCAGAACGCGCAAGTCGTTGAAAACCGACTGGGCGTGCCCCGCGAATCCTTGCGCGTCCTAGTGGCCGATGATTCTCATACTGTCCGCTCGGCATTGGCGGCCACGCTGCGAAACAGCGGCTACCGCGATATTATTTGTTTTGAGCATGGACGCCTGGCTTGGGAGTGGATTCAAAAGACATTCCAAGAAAAGGGAGACGTGCGGCAAGTCGCCGACATTCTCGTCAGCGATGTCGAAATGCCAGCGATGGACGGCCTACATCTGACGCGCAACATCAAAGAGCACCCACAACTGCGGGAACTACCCGTTGTGTTGTACTCTTCCATTCTTACTCCGGACAACCACAAGAAGGGCAAATCGGTCGGCGCCGACGCGCAGATCACCAAGCCCGAACTGGCGCGCGTCGTTGAATTGGCGGATGAATTCGCCATGAAACGCCGCGCCAATTCCACCGCCCAAGTCACGGCAACCAACCCCCCCACAGTTATTCCCCGGGCCGAGACCCGGACCCCGGCGCTTCCCGCAACAATCACTGCGTAA
- a CDS encoding protein-glutamate O-methyltransferase CheR produces MSGSTLTTTISDEQLGRFAELIYRHTGIRISPQKRMLISNRLRRRLRATGIKDYEEYYRHLSRVGANNPEWDAFLQEITTHETYLFRDDVQWDWLCKSYCRELQEAASRHTRRKTLRIWSAACSTGDEVCTIACCVAGSLNRCEEWSIEILGTDIGIDALEAARRATFGQRAMRNVPEEWRRRFFEKEAENRWRAKSDITKWLSFRQHNLLQPLSTAPFDLIFVKNVLIYFDRESKRRVFTHIDKQLLPGGLLITGPAEGALDFVRGYERKLPWLHQKPVTVNSSRAETHG; encoded by the coding sequence ATGTCCGGTAGCACTCTCACCACGACCATCAGCGATGAACAACTTGGCCGATTTGCCGAGTTGATCTATCGCCACACGGGAATTCGCATTTCGCCGCAAAAACGAATGCTGATCTCTAACCGGCTTCGCCGCCGGCTGCGAGCCACGGGGATTAAGGATTACGAGGAATATTATCGCCATTTAAGCCGCGTGGGGGCAAATAACCCTGAATGGGACGCTTTTTTACAGGAGATCACCACCCACGAAACGTATTTGTTTCGTGACGATGTGCAATGGGACTGGCTCTGCAAAAGCTACTGTCGCGAACTCCAAGAAGCCGCCAGCCGTCATACGCGCCGCAAAACGCTGCGGATCTGGTCGGCAGCCTGCAGCACCGGAGACGAAGTCTGCACCATCGCTTGTTGTGTCGCCGGCAGCCTGAACCGCTGCGAGGAATGGTCGATTGAAATCCTGGGGACGGATATCGGCATCGACGCCTTGGAGGCCGCGCGGCGGGCGACTTTTGGCCAGCGGGCCATGCGGAACGTGCCGGAGGAGTGGCGCAGGCGGTTTTTTGAAAAGGAGGCGGAGAACCGCTGGCGCGCCAAGTCGGACATTACCAAATGGCTGAGTTTTCGACAGCACAATTTGCTGCAGCCCCTTTCGACGGCTCCCTTTGATCTGATTTTTGTCAAAAATGTGTTGATTTACTTTGACCGCGAATCCAAGCGGCGGGTGTTTACACATATCGATAAGCAGCTGTTACCCGGCGGCCTGCTGATCACGGGGCCGGCCGAAGGAGCGCTCGATTTTGTCCGGGGTTATGAGCGTAAGCTCCCCTGGCTGCATCAAAAGCCCGTTACTGTAAATTCATCCCGCGCTGAAACTCACGGATAA
- a CDS encoding response regulator: protein MGTKILVADDSGTMRKIIIRSLNALGFTDIVEAADGCQACSLFGEQGFDMVLTDWNMPGKSGLEVVKAIRAAGSKIPVVLITTEGEKSRVLEAIQAGVSDYLVKPFEAEALRAKLEKHVNLAGA, encoded by the coding sequence ATGGGGACTAAGATACTGGTGGCGGATGATTCCGGAACCATGCGCAAGATTATCATCCGGTCGCTGAACGCGCTGGGGTTTACCGATATTGTCGAGGCAGCCGATGGATGCCAAGCCTGCTCATTATTTGGCGAGCAAGGCTTTGACATGGTTCTGACCGACTGGAATATGCCCGGCAAGAGTGGCTTGGAGGTGGTCAAGGCGATCCGCGCGGCGGGATCTAAAATTCCCGTGGTGCTGATCACCACCGAAGGTGAAAAGAGTCGCGTCTTGGAAGCGATCCAAGCGGGCGTATCCGATTATTTGGTCAAACCCTTTGAGGCCGAAGCCTTGCGGGCCAAACTTGAAAAACATGTCAACTTGGCCGGCGCTTAA
- a CDS encoding chemotaxis protein CheA: protein MSNDLGLDEDFMATMLGDFLDESAGYLTRLNENLLALEESARALSAADEMAVDIEVLNIMFRDAHSLKGLSAMLQLSDINRLTHKVENVFDGARQGTLPLTRDVIDLVFQAVDRLTAMIDKLKDSSLDDVEYESIVDEIGRILDRNGAARPLATNSAIEAVLAHIPNNNATLPGEDAGPSEGLPMTKASLPDFPVGDPFADVLDETDITEKYLSIFIDETEQSLDMLSEALVSRENPAIDPLLVICHRIKGSAASIGLNRAAKLSHVMEDLLQTLREGGRGVTNDIADALLTAGDALRVFNESLKVGNRDVSALSQAYLLLCRSRDPAERDSNQASTLVGGSPTRAADSFALSSEDYQKIADQAPAGCRAVAGVVVFEPNLPLVELKARLICERLASHGTLFFTAPGEQQLGQIEQLNTLKFGLASESDLKDIRREINLEGVTRIEMTDTTVSGDVDSPSDKSLPENSQAMETATRIAVSQDTSGTPDKPQNSGAQAAVGEKDKPAETLRVDIERLDQLMNLTGQLVINKARFGQIGHQLKSISARNQSTHALANISVALEKMLGDSNSDAHNVHFVEAVRSHIVQIRKDLEIVSGDIAKLCQARTLVNGFSDALHQLDRVSDGIQKSVMNTRMVPIGPLFGRYKRVIRDITRGNGKDIELVIHGEKTELDKRMIDELGDPLIHMVRNSADHGIESPAEREAKGKPRRGTITLDAFHRGNRIIVQVQDDGKGLDPIKIRDKAISKGIISQQDAERLSNQQLIQLIWEPGFSTAEKVTEVSGRGMGMDIVRSKIEQLNGLIEIDSQPGFGTTITVKLPLTMAILPSLLTVIADEVFAIPVESVVEIVGVSAAELTTIHNKPIARVRGRVVSVVELSELFQWKEPGQARNTGGDRTLVVIGSDGKELGLVVERLIGQQDIVIKSLAENYRNVPGLAGASILGDGRVSLILDVAALIDLACRSSRAYEADTAHGGPPHRSPSQGKSTVYSGSV, encoded by the coding sequence ATGTCGAACGACCTGGGACTGGACGAAGATTTCATGGCGACGATGCTCGGGGATTTCCTCGACGAATCGGCGGGCTATCTGACGCGCTTAAATGAAAACTTACTGGCGCTGGAGGAATCCGCCCGGGCGTTATCCGCCGCGGACGAGATGGCCGTCGATATCGAAGTGCTAAACATCATGTTTCGCGACGCGCACAGCCTTAAGGGGTTGTCGGCGATGTTGCAGTTGAGTGATATCAATCGTTTGACGCACAAGGTCGAAAATGTCTTTGATGGCGCGCGGCAGGGGACGCTCCCCCTGACGCGCGATGTGATTGATTTGGTCTTTCAGGCGGTTGACCGCTTGACGGCGATGATCGACAAGCTAAAGGACTCTAGTTTGGATGATGTCGAATACGAGTCAATTGTTGATGAAATCGGCAGAATTCTTGACCGCAACGGCGCGGCGCGCCCGTTGGCCACAAATTCCGCCATCGAAGCCGTTCTGGCCCATATTCCGAATAACAACGCAACGTTGCCGGGGGAGGATGCGGGTCCGTCCGAGGGTCTCCCGATGACTAAAGCAAGTCTCCCGGATTTCCCGGTGGGGGACCCCTTTGCCGATGTCCTGGACGAAACTGATATTACGGAAAAATATTTATCGATCTTCATCGACGAAACCGAGCAGTCGCTGGATATGCTTAGCGAGGCGCTGGTATCCCGGGAAAATCCGGCGATCGATCCCCTGCTGGTCATTTGCCACCGGATCAAAGGGTCTGCGGCTTCGATTGGATTGAATCGCGCGGCAAAACTATCCCACGTCATGGAAGATTTGTTGCAAACGTTGCGCGAAGGGGGACGCGGCGTGACCAATGACATCGCCGACGCCTTACTGACGGCCGGCGACGCGTTACGTGTCTTTAATGAATCTTTAAAAGTGGGAAATCGCGATGTTTCCGCCCTCAGCCAGGCGTATTTGCTTCTTTGCCGGTCGCGTGATCCCGCCGAACGGGACAGCAACCAGGCGTCCACTCTTGTGGGGGGCTCGCCGACGCGTGCGGCCGACTCGTTCGCCCTGTCGAGCGAGGATTATCAAAAGATTGCCGATCAAGCGCCCGCCGGATGCCGCGCCGTGGCCGGCGTGGTGGTTTTTGAACCAAATTTGCCGCTCGTTGAACTAAAAGCTCGGCTGATTTGTGAAAGGTTGGCCAGCCATGGCACGCTATTTTTTACAGCGCCTGGTGAACAACAACTGGGGCAAATCGAACAGCTAAATACACTAAAGTTCGGCCTTGCCTCCGAGTCCGATCTGAAGGACATTCGCCGGGAAATCAATCTGGAAGGGGTGACCCGGATTGAAATGACAGACACCACGGTGTCCGGCGACGTTGACTCCCCCTCGGACAAAAGCCTGCCCGAAAACAGCCAGGCGATGGAGACCGCCACGCGGATCGCCGTGTCGCAAGACACGTCCGGAACCCCCGATAAACCCCAAAACTCCGGGGCTCAGGCCGCCGTAGGGGAGAAAGACAAGCCAGCCGAAACGTTGCGGGTTGACATCGAGCGGTTGGATCAGCTCATGAACCTGACGGGGCAGTTAGTGATCAACAAGGCGCGGTTCGGTCAGATTGGCCACCAGCTTAAATCCATTTCAGCCAGAAATCAATCAACGCACGCTCTCGCAAATATATCAGTCGCGCTTGAAAAAATGCTCGGCGACTCCAACTCCGATGCGCACAACGTGCATTTTGTCGAGGCGGTGCGCAGCCACATCGTTCAAATCCGCAAGGATCTTGAAATTGTGAGCGGCGATATCGCCAAACTATGCCAGGCGCGGACCTTGGTTAATGGATTCTCGGACGCTTTGCACCAATTGGATCGCGTGTCGGACGGTATCCAAAAAAGCGTCATGAACACGCGCATGGTTCCCATTGGCCCGCTCTTTGGCAGGTATAAGCGGGTCATTCGCGATATCACCCGCGGCAATGGCAAGGATATCGAGCTGGTCATCCACGGCGAAAAAACCGAACTCGATAAGCGGATGATTGACGAGCTGGGCGATCCGCTTATCCATATGGTGCGCAATTCCGCCGACCACGGCATCGAGTCACCCGCCGAGCGCGAGGCCAAGGGAAAACCACGCCGCGGCACAATTACACTGGATGCGTTTCACCGGGGCAACCGCATCATCGTGCAGGTGCAAGACGATGGTAAAGGTCTTGATCCCATCAAAATTCGGGATAAGGCCATATCCAAGGGGATCATTAGCCAGCAAGACGCCGAAAGACTTTCCAATCAGCAGTTGATCCAGCTGATTTGGGAACCTGGATTTAGCACGGCCGAAAAGGTCACCGAAGTCTCGGGACGCGGCATGGGCATGGACATTGTCCGCTCAAAAATCGAGCAGTTGAACGGTTTGATCGAGATCGACAGTCAGCCTGGATTTGGCACCACCATCACGGTCAAGCTTCCCTTGACGATGGCGATCTTGCCCAGTCTTTTAACCGTGATCGCCGACGAGGTCTTTGCCATTCCGGTCGAATCCGTGGTCGAAATCGTGGGTGTCTCCGCGGCTGAATTAACCACCATCCATAACAAGCCGATTGCCCGCGTGCGCGGTCGGGTCGTTTCCGTGGTGGAGCTTTCAGAGCTCTTTCAGTGGAAAGAGCCGGGGCAGGCGCGAAACACCGGCGGCGACCGCACACTGGTGGTCATCGGCAGCGATGGAAAGGAACTGGGGCTGGTTGTCGAACGCTTAATCGGACAACAGGATATCGTCATCAAATCATTGGCCGAGAACTATCGTAATGTTCCCGGTCTGGCAGGCGCTAGCATACTGGGTGATGGCCGGGTTTCGCTGATTCTCGACGTGGCGGCCTTGATTGATCTGGCTTGCCGCTCGAGTCGCGCGTACGAGGCAGACACCGCGCATGGCGGACCGCCACACCGATCCCCGTCCCAAGGCAAGTCCACCGTCTATTCCGGGAGTGTATAA
- a CDS encoding chemotaxis protein CheC → MRSSPVTDHNLDILRQCVVLATQRASNAMCDWTGGRISLSVDEVRRAPLEELAMDLDGQSELMTIVVLGIAGCGGGQMILTFDHAGGRRLAASLLRREIGQSAMWSDLEQSAIMETGNILASAYLSELTRLTGRTLRPTPPTFIQDYGASVLEQTLMLQALECDEALVCQTRFKFDREDVDWSVFIVPGKELLQALQQGAVSVC, encoded by the coding sequence GTGCGTTCATCGCCTGTAACAGATCACAACCTTGATATCCTGCGGCAATGCGTCGTCCTGGCCACGCAACGCGCTTCGAACGCCATGTGCGACTGGACGGGGGGCCGCATCTCGCTCTCCGTGGACGAAGTGCGGCGGGCTCCGTTGGAGGAGCTGGCCATGGACCTGGATGGTCAATCTGAATTAATGACCATCGTGGTGCTAGGCATCGCGGGCTGCGGTGGCGGGCAAATGATTTTGACATTTGACCACGCGGGGGGGCGGCGACTGGCCGCCAGCCTCTTGCGGCGGGAGATTGGCCAATCCGCCATGTGGAGCGACTTGGAGCAGTCTGCGATTATGGAAACGGGCAATATTTTGGCCTCGGCCTATCTGAGCGAATTAACGCGGCTGACAGGACGCACCTTGCGGCCAACCCCGCCCACATTCATTCAGGATTATGGGGCCAGCGTGCTGGAGCAAACCCTGATGTTGCAAGCCCTGGAATGCGACGAGGCGCTCGTCTGTCAGACAAGGTTCAAGTTTGACCGTGAAGATGTGGACTGGAGTGTCTTCATCGTGCCGGGAAAGGAACTGTTACAGGCTTTGCAACAAGGTGCGGTTTCGGTTTGTTAA
- a CDS encoding chemotaxis response regulator protein-glutamate methylesterase, whose protein sequence is MEILEKQSAKRPQDKPTRVLVVDDSRLMREQICDILADAPGYSVVGTACNGAEALIKAAELRPDIMTLDVTMPCMDGLETLDVLISKNPIPVLMVSALTHRAADITIEALQRGAVDYVTKPEESRRSFDSFRHELLGKLRIMTGIDVRRMMRVRQSHAERTNRRKESLTGKIATKADQDSHCYDNCCVALGISTGGPPALSQLFQDIAPPLPPIVIVQHMPAKFTKPFAARLNLLSDISVKEAATGDVLRPNQALVAPGGLHLRLHRQGSQVLVRIEDGEPVSSHKPSVDVMMRDAAKIFGQRCLGVIMTGMGQDGAAGCGEIRAGGGYVLGQDEATSDVYGMNKVAFNSGFVDRQFSLGDLPDLLQQQCRKMFRAPRS, encoded by the coding sequence ATGGAAATATTGGAAAAACAGTCGGCCAAACGCCCTCAGGACAAGCCCACGCGCGTGCTGGTGGTGGATGATTCGCGCCTTATGCGGGAGCAAATCTGTGATATTCTGGCGGATGCCCCTGGGTATTCCGTGGTAGGGACCGCCTGCAATGGAGCGGAGGCACTGATCAAGGCCGCCGAATTACGCCCAGATATCATGACGCTAGATGTGACCATGCCCTGCATGGATGGCCTGGAAACGCTGGACGTGCTGATTTCCAAAAATCCGATTCCCGTGTTAATGGTTAGTGCGCTCACCCACCGAGCCGCCGACATCACCATCGAGGCATTGCAGCGTGGAGCCGTGGATTATGTCACAAAACCCGAGGAATCGCGTCGCTCTTTTGACAGCTTTCGCCACGAACTGCTGGGAAAACTGCGTATCATGACCGGAATCGACGTGCGGCGGATGATGCGCGTCAGGCAATCCCATGCCGAGCGGACAAACCGGCGCAAGGAATCCCTCACCGGCAAAATCGCCACCAAGGCGGATCAAGATTCACATTGCTACGATAACTGCTGTGTCGCTCTGGGGATATCCACCGGCGGCCCCCCCGCCTTATCGCAATTATTCCAAGATATCGCCCCTCCCCTGCCGCCAATCGTGATCGTGCAGCATATGCCCGCGAAATTTACCAAACCGTTCGCCGCGCGGCTCAATCTGCTTTCAGATATCTCCGTTAAAGAAGCCGCTACCGGAGACGTCCTCCGCCCTAATCAGGCGCTGGTGGCGCCCGGGGGACTCCATCTCCGCCTGCATCGGCAAGGATCCCAAGTATTGGTCCGAATCGAGGATGGTGAACCCGTCAGCAGCCATAAACCATCGGTCGATGTCATGATGCGCGACGCGGCAAAAATCTTTGGACAACGCTGTCTGGGGGTAATTATGACCGGAATGGGACAAGATGGTGCCGCGGGTTGTGGCGAGATTCGCGCCGGCGGCGGCTATGTGTTGGGACAGGACGAGGCCACCTCCGACGTTTACGGAATGAATAAAGTAGCCTTTAACAGCGGTTTTGTGGATCGGCAGTTTTCCCTGGGCGATTTGCCCGATTTGTTGCAGCAGCAATGCCGCAAGATGTTTCGCGCGCCCCGCAGTTGA
- a CDS encoding AarF/ABC1/UbiB kinase family protein produces the protein MFPSTLRRVAAYGGLATAAARLRLSRSEHASRQAHQLLCDRLGRLRGLPQKLGQMWSFRNTDEAAESASLYAPLQENADPLPWREIEPVLLAAWGEPLSRLVTEIDHHGLAASLGQVHKARLRDGRAVSVKVQYPGIRQAVDTDLGALGWLAIPLGTPSRGFDLNTWKEAIRRDLDQELDYRQEAQEQQAFAAEWAEDADIVVPRVINSLSDERVLVTTWEEGEHWDAVRSDWPTADRRQLAATLARFFLRGLFRHGRMQADWHPGNLRFRRGGVRPQIVIYDFGCVCRPSPGERLALVRLIRATITQAESPWPLLLALGFNARLLEPISAKLPAVCRLLFEPFCESRPYDIADWRLAERMASVLGDDRWNFRLAGPPRLFGVLRAFHGLIHYLRGLAVPLDWHSLFFAAISGLTVELDTLALPATASRPGFDQLATWLKIRVRENGITKVQLTQAASAIERLEDLLDDDLRRNIAEQQIQLDEIVAGVRQRAYAPGPVFEWNQGGKQIMVWME, from the coding sequence ATGTTCCCGTCAACTCTTCGACGCGTTGCGGCATACGGTGGCCTGGCCACTGCGGCGGCGCGCTTGCGCCTATCGCGATCCGAACACGCCAGCCGCCAAGCGCACCAACTGCTTTGCGATCGGTTGGGACGGCTGCGCGGCTTGCCGCAAAAGCTGGGGCAGATGTGGAGCTTTCGCAACACGGATGAGGCTGCCGAAAGTGCCAGCTTGTACGCCCCTTTACAGGAAAACGCCGACCCGCTCCCCTGGCGCGAGATTGAGCCAGTTTTGCTAGCCGCATGGGGCGAGCCTCTTTCACGTTTAGTAACTGAGATTGATCATCACGGCCTCGCGGCTTCGCTGGGCCAAGTGCACAAGGCACGCCTACGCGACGGCCGCGCTGTCTCGGTCAAGGTTCAATACCCCGGCATCCGCCAGGCCGTCGATACCGATCTGGGCGCGCTCGGCTGGCTAGCAATTCCGTTGGGAACCCCATCGCGGGGCTTTGATTTAAATACCTGGAAAGAAGCCATTCGCCGCGATCTGGACCAAGAGCTGGATTATCGCCAAGAAGCGCAAGAGCAACAGGCGTTCGCAGCGGAGTGGGCGGAGGACGCGGATATTGTGGTGCCCCGGGTAATCAATTCACTAAGCGATGAACGGGTGTTGGTCACCACCTGGGAGGAAGGAGAACATTGGGATGCCGTGCGCTCTGACTGGCCGACGGCTGATCGTCGCCAATTAGCCGCGACTTTGGCACGCTTTTTCTTGCGGGGCTTGTTCCGGCATGGCCGTATGCAGGCCGATTGGCACCCAGGAAACCTCCGATTTCGCCGCGGCGGCGTGAGGCCGCAAATCGTCATATATGACTTTGGTTGCGTCTGCCGCCCCAGCCCGGGGGAACGGCTGGCGCTGGTCCGGCTGATTCGCGCAACCATCACCCAGGCCGAATCCCCCTGGCCTTTGCTGCTGGCACTCGGTTTTAATGCGCGGTTGCTGGAGCCCATATCCGCCAAGCTGCCCGCGGTTTGCCGCCTGCTCTTTGAACCGTTCTGCGAATCCCGTCCTTACGACATCGCGGATTGGCGACTGGCCGAGCGCATGGCCTCCGTGTTGGGTGATGACCGCTGGAATTTTCGCCTGGCGGGACCGCCGCGGTTGTTCGGAGTGTTACGCGCATTCCACGGCCTGATTCACTACCTGCGGGGTCTAGCGGTCCCCCTTGACTGGCACAGCCTGTTTTTTGCAGCCATCTCCGGCTTAACGGTGGAACTCGATACCCTGGCGCTCCCCGCGACCGCTTCCCGTCCAGGGTTTGATCAACTGGCTACCTGGCTAAAGATACGGGTGCGGGAAAACGGAATAACAAAGGTTCAACTGACACAGGCAGCCTCCGCGATTGAACGATTAGAAGATCTTTTGGATGATGATCTGCGGCGAAACATCGCCGAACAACAAATTCAATTGGATGAAATTGTCGCGGGAGTGCGGCAGCGGGCGTACGCTCCAGGACCAGTCTTTGAATGGAATCAAGGCGGAAAACAAATCATGGTTTGGATGGAATAA